Proteins encoded by one window of Salarias fasciatus chromosome 1, fSalaFa1.1, whole genome shotgun sequence:
- the LOC115389535 gene encoding C-type mannose receptor 2-like, translating into MMTVMKNSLLGPVRFLLCLLLSSSSVSGLGSVVSKSYPHIRNPKTWHAAQEYCRSKHTDLAILYQRSDGERMSLHKYYAWIGLSKLKTPTEWTSATSPPTSLIEWASNEPDSGDSCALISHSSNKVYGTNCEGQNFFHCYKNEPDSRTTFVPLAMTWQEAQKHCENNRGELISQFPIVTNYLKSEDFPVWIGLHREGGTWKWSSGSSAYRSWSSPPSDNHHYNDVDDDCVSISSLNKKMAAKKCTDQFPFVCVSDNLLLVKEKKSWEEAVEHCRAYTSPTNSQHRYDLASVQPGDDQNYIMTTVMKADTQEVWVGLRFLAGRWLWVTGADMLYADLPECPLEGNRCGALNKTSTTSVKTRDCTEKKNFLCYRK; encoded by the exons ATGATGACAGTGATGAAGAACAGCCTTTTGGGACCGGTCcggttcctcctctgcctcctcctgagcagcagctcggtATCCGGACTAGGATCAGTGGTGTCAAAATCGTACCCGCACATCAGAAACCCTAAAACGTGGCATGCTGCCCAAGAGTACTGCAGGAG CAAGCACACCGACTTGGCCATTCTGTACCAGAGATCAGACGGAGAGCGTATGTCCTTACATAAATATTATGCTTGGATTGGTCTGTCCAAACTGAAAACCCCGACTGAATGGACTTCGGCAACATCACCTCCTACTTCCCTTATCGAATGGGCATCCAACGAACCAGACAGTGGTGACAGTTGTGCCTTAATCTCTCACAGCTCCAATAA GGTTTATGGCACCAACTGTGAAGGACAAAACTTTTTCCACTGTTACAAGAATGAACCTGACAGTAGGACCACATTCGTACCTCTGGCAATGACGTGGCAAGAAGCTCAGAAGCACTGCGAGAATAACAGAGGAGAACTGATTTCCCAGTTTCCCATCGTCACGAATTACTTAAAGTCAGAAGATTTCCCAGTCTGGATTGGACTGCACAGAGAAG GAGGAACGTGGAAGTGGAGCTCCGGCTCATCAGCCTACAGGAGTTGGAGTAGTCCACCATCAGACAACCACCATTATAATGATGTTGATGATGACTGTGTCTCCATTTCATCTCTCAACAAAAAGATGGCCGCTAAAAAGTGTACCGACCAATTTCCCTTCGTGTGCGTCAGTGACAACTTACTCCTGgtaaaggagaagaagagctgggaggaggcggtggagcaCTGCCGAGCATACACCTCACCCACCAACAGCCAACACCGCTACGACCTGGCCAGCGTGCAGCCTGGAGACGACCAGAACTACATCATGACCACAGTCATGAAGGCTGACACCCAGGAG GTGTGGGTGGGTCTGCGTTTCCTTGCAGGGCGCTGGCTGTGGGTGACAGGGGCAGACATGCTGTATGCTGACCTGCCTGAATGCCCTCTGGAGGGGAATCGCTGTGGAGCCTTAAACAAGACCAGCACGACGAGTGTGAAGACCAGAGACTGCactgagaagaaaaactttCTGTGTTACAGAAAGTGA
- the LOC115386880 gene encoding forkhead box protein N5-like, whose product MTAPVATRAWLFDLHCSVGLTDWDMGKELKLATTTDQCCHDDKLNNQYVARRPSSKASRRKDEFIWYDKTSDTFVKPNPWLWVNPNIACPVKYRKSAGLQTLGGPAEEVQKNRISKTKHAPKETKNGAPRKPAKTRRRGRTTLDNGTLKSGCWPRPPVNYCILITLALRSSPSGSLKVQQIYNFIREHFPFFQTAPDGWKNTIRHNLCFNSSFHKTCNQVCRDDKRKSCFWHLTLEGQRRLKDDLSTVTGESLRQLERSMSHPGE is encoded by the exons ATGACTGCACCCGTTGCAACCAGAGCCTGGCTCTTTGACCTGCACTGCTCGGTTGGCCTGACTGACTGGGACATGGGCAAGGAGCTGAAACTGGCTACAACCACCGACCAGTGTTGCCACG ACGATAAACTGAACAATCAATATGTCGCCCGGAGGCCTTCCTCAAAAGCCTCCAGGAGAAAAGATGAATTCATTTGGTATGACAAAACATCCG atACTTTTGTTAAACCAAACCCGTGGCTGTGGGTTAATCCCAACATCGCCTGCCCGGTGAAGTACAGAAAATCTGCAGGTCTGCAAACTTTAGGTGGACCTGCTGAAGAAGTCCAAAAAAATAGGATTTCAAAGACCAAACATGCACCAAAAG AGACCAAGAATGGAGCCCCTCGTAAACCAGCCAAAACCAGGCGCAGGGGAAGGACGACACTG GATAATGGCACACTGAAATCTGGGTGCTGGCCTCGTCCACCAGTGAATTACTGCATCCTCATCACCTTGGCACTGAGGAGCAGCCCCAGTGGGAGCCTGAAAGTTCAGCAGATTTACAATTTTATCAG GGAGCATTTCCCCTTCTTTCAGACGGCTCCGGACGGCTGGAAGAACACCATCCGACACAACCTATGCTTCAACAGCAGCTTCCACAAAACCTGCAACCAGGTGTGCAGAGACGACAAGAGGAAGTCGTGTTTTTGGCACCTGACCCTGGAGGGCCAACGCCGGCTGAAGGACGACCTCTCCACGGTGACGGGAGAGTCCTTAAGACAGCTGGAGCGGAGCATGTCCCACCCAGGTGAGTGA